CGCGGCTGAACAGGTTAATGAATCTCCAAAATAAAACGCAAGCGAACGGCCAAGCCCTTTCGCCTCCAAAACAAGGAGGTGTCGAGGGCTTTATTTTATAAGATCTGATTATTTGAAGATAATTATGTTCATATATGGTTCACCGGACTTCTCACTTGTGGTATTCTATCTATATCTTTATCTTCAGATCTTCAAATATTAAGGGGCTTGATCGATGAATCGCGAACTCCAGCAATTCAAAGCGGAATTCTTTAAAGCGTTGGCTCATCCGATGCGCATTCGGATTCTTGAGGTGCTGAGCGAAGGACCCAAAACCGTTAATGAGCTGCAGACCATTCTGGGAAGCGAAGGCTCGGCCGTGTCGCAGCAATTGGCCGTGCTCCGCAATAAAAACGTCGTAAGCGGAACGAAAGAAGGCACTTCCGTTATTTATTCGCTTCGGGATCCTCTCATCAAGGATCTTCTTCAGGTTGCCAGACAAATATTCGACAACCATCTGGTCGATGCCATCTCGATGCTGGAATCCGTCAGAACCGAATAATCCCAATCATCCAATATCCTGAAAGAAGAAGGGTTTCGCAATGAAGGCATGGGGAAGATTTGCCGGATACAATACGGAGTATTTTCGCCGGGATCTGCTGTCGGGGCTGATCGTCGGCGTCATAGCCATTCCTCTGGGGATGGCTTTTGCCATTGCTTCTGGAGTCAGCCCGCAATACGGCATATACACCACGATCATCGCCGGGTTTATCATCTCTTTGTTGGGGGGCTCCCGGTTTCAAATCGGCGGCCCGACGGGGGCGTTCGTGCCCATCTTGTTTGCGATTGTCATGCAGTACGGCTACGAGAACTTGCTGATCGCGGGAATATTGGCGGGAATTTTGCTGGTCCTGATGGGGGTTTTCAGGCTGGGGGCGCTTATTAAATATATCCCGCGGCCGGTCACCATCGGGTTTACCGCCGGGATCGCCGTCCTGATTTTCACCGGGCAAATCGCGAATTTCCTGGGGCTTCGCGACATCCGGAAGCACGAAGATTTTCTCTCCAACATGAAGGAAATCGGCTTGCATTTTTCGACGGTTAACGTGTACAGCGTCATCACCGCTGTTATAAGTTTGGCGTTCCTGTTATGGCTGCCCAAGCTGCTCCCGAAAGTTCCCGCTTCGCTGATCGGCCTTGTGGTATCCAGCTTGATCGCCGCCTGGTTCTTCCCGGATCAAGTGGCGACGATCGGTTCGACGTACGGCGCAATTCCCAGCGAGCTTCCCGCTTTTCATTTGCCGGAGATTACCCTTGAGAAAATCGAGTTGCTTATCCGTCCCGCCTTGGTGATCGCCATGCTGGGCGGGATCGAATCGCTGTTGTCCGCCGTCGTGGCCGAC
This genomic window from Paenibacillus thermoaerophilus contains:
- a CDS encoding ArsR/SmtB family transcription factor, which codes for MNRELQQFKAEFFKALAHPMRIRILEVLSEGPKTVNELQTILGSEGSAVSQQLAVLRNKNVVSGTKEGTSVIYSLRDPLIKDLLQVARQIFDNHLVDAISMLESVRTE